In one Podarcis muralis chromosome 7, rPodMur119.hap1.1, whole genome shotgun sequence genomic region, the following are encoded:
- the LOC114603231 gene encoding SPARC-related modular calcium-binding protein 1-like: MPALSPLQFIISESDTEESACPLECPHERGRPVCASDGKLYKSPCAFQKARCRERSLEALPRFRCGGAAHREPNYTNLTRCQEDRATALSQSRRQSHATYVPECNEDGSFLQVQCHKQTGYCWCSTPEGKPISGTSVLNETPNCTGSYTVRTSWPDPNSSRKEDGTKPRPTQPSPFPHKQEEGTSLPFLIPIIIPDFKPSRTVKQAPEYPPSCEQERREAIDEARQHQQEGTFIPECEGDGTYKAVQCHQATGYCWCVRVDTGRPVPGTSTRNFPPDCEADAAAKNAEMSSLFRDRLLPGCPGSKKVEFLSNLIKALASDMLQSRMMPVPYRRFSDSLSGPSLEERAVRWQFVRLDKDFSNSISERELRPLKLYMKRNTRPKRCVRKFLDYCDLDENKLISLHELKGCLGLS, from the exons ATGCCCGCCTTGTCTCCTTTGCAGTTCATTATCTCTGAGAGCGACACAGAGGAGTCTGCATGCCCGCTGGAGTGTCCTCACGAACGCGGGCGTCCGGTTTGCGCCTCCGACGGCAAGCTCTACAAGTCCCCGTGCGCCTTCCAGAAAGCTCGATGCCGCGAGCGTTCCCTCGAAGCCCTGCCTCGCTTCCGCTGCGGTGGGGCAGCCCACCGGGAACCCAACT ATACCAACCTCACTCGGTGCCAGGAGGACCGAGCGACCGCCCTCTCGCAGTCCCGGCGTCAGTCTCACGCAACCTACGTCCCGGAATGCAATGAAGATGGCTCCTTCTTGCAG gTTCAGTGCCATAAACAGACTGGCTATTGCTGGTGCTCCACACCGGAAGGGAAGCCGATCAGTGGAACGTCAGTCCTCAACGAAACACCAAACTGTACAG GGTCCTACACGGTGAGGACATCGTGGCCAGATCCCAACTCATCTCGGAAAG AAGACGGCACCAAGCCCCGGCCCACCCAACCAAGCCCCTTCCCCCACAAGCAGGAAG AGGGCACCTCCTTGCCGTTCCTTATTCCCATCATCATTCCGGATTTCAAGCCCAGCCGCACAGTGAAACAGGCTCCAG AATACCCGCCTTCATGTGAGCAGGAGCGGCGAGAGGCTATTGATGAGGCCCGGCAGCACCAACAGGAGGGCACCTTCATCCCGGAGTGTGAGGGGGACGGCACCTATAAGGCCGTGCAGTGCCACCAGGCCACAGGGTATTGCTGGTGCGTGAGGGTGGACACTGGCCGACCTGTTCCAGGAACTTCAACAAG GAACTTCCCCCCGGACTGCGAGGCAGATGCGGCGGCCAAGAATGCAGAAATGAGCTCCCTATTCCGGGATCGGCTGCTACCAG GTTGTCCAGGCTCCAAGAAGGTAGAGTTCCTCTCCAATCTGATCAAAGCCTTGGCTTCGGACATGTTGCAGTCAAGGATGATGCCCGTTCCATACCGAAG GTTTTCGGACAGCCTGTCGGGGCCCAGCCTGGAGGAGCGTGCGGTGCGCTGGCAGTTTGTCCGCCTGGACAAGGACTTCAGCAACAGCATCAGCGAGCGGGAGCTGCGGCCCCTCAAGCTCTACATGAAGAGGAACACCCGGCCCAAGCGCTGTGTCCGCAAGTTCCTGGACTACTGCGACCTGGATGAGAACAAGCTCATCTCCTTGCATGAGCTCAAAGGCTGCCTGGGGCTGAGTTAG